One region of Streptomyces sp. Edi4 genomic DNA includes:
- a CDS encoding restriction endonuclease: protein MNGYTVLYDPEGHLAAELPLDRTTHEHVARAVLTWSDPDALVPDDYEQVGLLLAGAARAVADDVRALAVTLPEDDGRRLFAEFVMGQAEDCLARPSRDLLRVRDRARTLRALYERLDRLQGTAPAAETTTTASP, encoded by the coding sequence ATGAACGGCTACACCGTGCTGTACGACCCCGAAGGACACCTCGCCGCGGAACTGCCGCTCGATCGCACCACGCACGAGCATGTCGCCCGCGCCGTGCTGACGTGGTCCGATCCCGACGCGCTGGTGCCCGACGACTACGAACAGGTCGGGCTGCTGCTCGCCGGGGCCGCCCGCGCCGTCGCCGACGACGTCCGGGCGCTCGCCGTCACGCTGCCCGAGGACGACGGCCGGCGCCTGTTCGCCGAATTCGTGATGGGCCAGGCTGAGGACTGCCTGGCGCGGCCTTCGCGAGATCTGCTCCGAGTCCGGGACCGGGCCCGTACGCTGCGGGCTCTGTACGAGCGGCTGGACCGGCTCCAAGGCACCGCTCCTGCTGCGGAGACGACCACCACAGCCTCCCCCTGA
- a CDS encoding flavoprotein: MTTRTLYLIACAAPPTRRLHVPVRAAQAAGWDVCVILTPSAYRWLSEDAEGEIEALTELTGHPVRWQYKLPSQPDVLPAPDAILVAPLTNNTLAKWATAISDTLALGLITEGIGLGLPITALPHFNDAQAAHPAVAGHIAFLREAGVTVLLGEGGFVPHKPKRGDLDAYPWQAAIDALPA, translated from the coding sequence GTGACCACACGCACCCTGTACCTCATCGCCTGCGCCGCTCCGCCCACCCGCCGCCTTCACGTACCCGTCCGCGCCGCCCAGGCGGCCGGTTGGGACGTGTGCGTGATCCTCACGCCGTCCGCGTACAGGTGGCTCAGCGAGGACGCCGAAGGCGAGATCGAGGCCCTGACGGAGCTGACCGGACACCCGGTCCGCTGGCAGTACAAGCTGCCCTCGCAGCCGGACGTCCTGCCCGCCCCGGACGCGATCCTCGTGGCCCCGCTCACCAACAACACGCTCGCCAAATGGGCCACCGCGATCAGCGACACCCTCGCCCTCGGCCTGATCACCGAGGGCATCGGCCTCGGCCTGCCGATCACCGCCCTGCCCCACTTCAACGACGCCCAGGCCGCACACCCCGCCGTGGCCGGCCACATCGCCTTCCTCCGCGAAGCGGGCGTCACCGTGCTGCTCGGGGAAGGCGGATTCGTGCCCCACAAGCCCAAGCGCGGCGACCTCGACGCCTACCCGTGGCAGGCCGCGATCGACGCACTCCCCGCCTGA
- a CDS encoding helix-turn-helix transcriptional regulator produces MDRIQFGRRVAYWRDRRRHTQQEFAALMQRSVRWVEELEAGRRQADPNLSVATEIAARLGITLERLLHDPAVLCPADSEIAAVRRALQRHDVITGRCDGSGTEPVPVAALQRDLWLARTGFQAGHFAQLGVQIPKLLVDATRAAERHEGDDQLEAYRQLSLTLELTEAAAIKWGDTELAVVAGHRAVAAAERSEDVVIMASAARHLADAMTNHGQAAAAVAFVTAAARRLEPDLLRRGPEGLSVLGMLFLKAAMAQAAAAEADDHSPAALARSVPGFLDQADEHADHLGFDGNELWTSFGPTNCKLYRVAAHVQLSEGADAVAVAADIPGAALADLPRERRAHLLTDRAIGEKQAGLRTEAVATLLKAEEEAPEEVLCRPRTKQLVEDLRLLGTGSAESRLRALADRCGLPR; encoded by the coding sequence ATGGACCGCATCCAGTTCGGCCGCCGTGTCGCCTACTGGCGAGACCGCCGGCGCCACACTCAGCAGGAGTTCGCCGCGCTGATGCAGCGCTCCGTGCGCTGGGTGGAGGAACTCGAGGCCGGACGCCGCCAGGCGGACCCGAACCTGTCGGTGGCCACCGAGATCGCGGCGCGCCTGGGCATCACACTGGAGCGGCTGTTGCACGACCCGGCGGTGCTGTGTCCCGCCGACTCGGAGATCGCCGCCGTACGCCGCGCTCTGCAGCGCCACGACGTCATCACCGGCCGGTGCGATGGCTCCGGCACCGAGCCGGTCCCCGTCGCCGCCTTGCAGCGCGATCTGTGGCTGGCCCGCACCGGCTTCCAGGCCGGGCACTTCGCTCAGCTCGGGGTGCAGATCCCCAAGCTGCTCGTGGACGCCACCCGGGCCGCCGAACGCCACGAGGGCGACGACCAGCTGGAGGCGTACCGGCAGCTGTCGCTGACGCTGGAGCTGACCGAGGCCGCCGCCATCAAATGGGGCGACACCGAACTCGCCGTCGTGGCCGGCCACCGAGCGGTCGCCGCGGCCGAACGCTCCGAAGACGTCGTCATCATGGCGTCCGCAGCCCGTCACCTCGCGGACGCGATGACCAATCACGGCCAGGCCGCGGCCGCCGTCGCGTTCGTCACGGCCGCCGCCCGCCGCCTCGAGCCCGACCTCCTCCGGCGCGGACCCGAAGGGCTCTCCGTGCTGGGCATGCTGTTCCTCAAGGCCGCGATGGCGCAGGCCGCCGCCGCCGAAGCCGACGACCACAGCCCCGCCGCACTCGCCCGCTCGGTGCCCGGCTTCCTGGACCAGGCCGACGAACACGCCGACCATCTCGGCTTCGACGGCAACGAGCTGTGGACCAGCTTCGGCCCGACCAACTGCAAGCTCTACCGGGTTGCTGCCCACGTTCAGCTGAGCGAAGGCGCGGACGCCGTGGCCGTCGCAGCGGACATCCCCGGCGCCGCCCTCGCCGACCTCCCGCGCGAGCGCCGCGCCCACCTGCTCACTGACCGCGCCATCGGCGAGAAGCAGGCCGGCCTGCGCACCGAAGCGGTCGCCACGCTCCTCAAAGCGGAGGAAGAGGCCCCCGAGGAAGTCCTGTGCCGCCCCAGGACCAAGCAACTCGTGGAAGACCTGCGCCTGTTGGGCACCGGCTCTGCCGAGAGCCGCTTGCGCGCACTTGCTGATCGTTGTGGACTGCCCCGGTGA